A single region of the Nicotiana sylvestris chromosome 6, ASM39365v2, whole genome shotgun sequence genome encodes:
- the LOC104244998 gene encoding large ribosomal subunit protein eL30: MVAAKKTKKTHESINNRLALVMKSGKYTLGYKTVLKTLRNSKGKLVIIANNCPPLRKSEIEYYAMLAKIGVHHYNGNNVDLGTACGKYFRVCCLSIIDPGDSDIIKSMPGDQ; encoded by the exons ATGGTTGCTGCAAAGAAAACC AAGAAGACTCATGAGAGTATTAACAACAGGCTGGCTCTGGTAATGAAGAGCGGCAAATACACATTGGGATACAAGACTGTTCTCAAAACTCTTAGAAACTCCAAAG GCAAACTCGTCATCATTGCCAACAACTGCCCTCCTCTCAGGAAGTCTGAGATAGAGTACTATGCTATGTTGGCGAAGATTGGAGTCCACCACTACAATGGAA ACAACGTAGATTTGGGGACTGCATGTGGTAAGTATTTCAGAGTCTGTTGCCTCAGCATCATTGATCCAG GCGATTCTGATATCATTAAGAGCATGCCTGGTGACCAGTGA